A genomic window from Cloacibacillus evryensis DSM 19522 includes:
- a CDS encoding ornithine cyclodeaminase family protein produces MPCKLINADTVQELLTMKDTVDACEIAFRDWGNNEVICPTKVTLELGEDAEWPPYKNGLNGMPAYIHSMKSAGIKCVGGSLNNPSWGLPYIIALISLFDPETGVFRCVMDGEQITNYRTGAQAAVAAKYMTDKKKIRLGIFGTGAQGRTQLMAFAEVFEIEEAIVYDISNEAVQKYIAEMAPKTNIKITAADSPEKVFAGTDIIVSVTHARNKFIKNDWFKAGQIIFPMGSFTECEDELLLSANRVFVDSIGQTLHRGALKNIVDTGKFNREMITATIGELVAGKVDGHIKEGEKIVCVPIGTGAMDVAVATKVYEKAKALGLGSSFVFNDDTEVEPKR; encoded by the coding sequence ATGCCTTGCAAATTGATCAACGCCGATACCGTACAGGAACTGCTCACCATGAAGGATACCGTCGACGCATGCGAGATCGCTTTTCGCGATTGGGGAAACAACGAGGTCATATGTCCGACGAAGGTGACTTTGGAATTGGGAGAGGATGCCGAGTGGCCTCCCTATAAAAACGGGCTCAATGGAATGCCGGCGTATATACACAGCATGAAGAGCGCGGGGATAAAGTGCGTCGGCGGTTCCTTGAACAATCCATCGTGGGGCCTTCCTTACATAATCGCGCTGATATCGCTTTTCGATCCCGAGACCGGAGTATTTCGCTGCGTGATGGACGGAGAGCAGATCACAAATTACCGCACGGGCGCGCAGGCTGCCGTCGCAGCCAAATACATGACGGACAAGAAGAAGATACGCCTGGGAATTTTCGGAACCGGCGCTCAGGGACGTACGCAGCTGATGGCGTTTGCTGAAGTTTTTGAGATAGAGGAAGCCATAGTGTACGACATCAGCAACGAAGCGGTGCAAAAATATATCGCCGAGATGGCGCCGAAAACGAATATAAAAATCACCGCGGCGGACTCGCCCGAAAAAGTATTCGCGGGGACGGATATCATCGTCTCGGTGACGCACGCCAGGAACAAGTTTATCAAAAATGACTGGTTCAAGGCCGGACAAATCATCTTCCCGATGGGGTCGTTTACTGAATGCGAAGACGAACTGCTGCTCTCCGCAAACAGGGTTTTCGTCGATTCGATAGGACAGACCCTTCACAGAGGCGCGCTGAAAAATATCGTCGATACCGGCAAATTTAACAGAGAAATGATAACCGCCACGATCGGCGAACTGGTGGCAGGCAAGGTCGACGGGCACATCAAAGAGGGCGAAAAAATCGTCTGCGTACCCATCGGCACCGGCGCGATGGACGTAGCAGTAGCGACAAAGGTCTACGAAAAAGCGAAAGCTCTCGGACTCGGAAGTTCCTTTGTATTTAATGATGACACCGAGGTTGAGCCCAAGCGCTAA
- a CDS encoding YeiH family protein — translation MKDILERINGNKYVWFCAALALSVLTPNPAIGLAAGAFIALTVGNPVMKETGAVSKKLLQLAVILLGFGMQLDVVLRVGLTSIWVTMISISAVLAIGAFLGRAFKVERDLCTLISSGTAICGGSAIAAMSPAIGANQTATGVAMAVVFLLNGIALLIFPPLGHLLGLSQQQFGFWSALAIHDTSSVVGAASIYGAQALAIAATVKLTRALWILPLSIAGAKLNRTQSKAAFQWFLVGFLAAAAIRMLFPSLETLCNYGALAGKHLMTGTLFLIGGGLSRPALKKIGAKPLVMAVLLWLIISVLTLLAVKNGLMPNLGI, via the coding sequence ATGAAAGATATTTTGGAAAGAATAAACGGCAACAAATATGTATGGTTCTGCGCGGCGCTGGCGCTCTCCGTTCTTACGCCCAACCCCGCCATCGGCCTCGCGGCTGGCGCGTTCATCGCCCTGACGGTCGGCAATCCCGTCATGAAAGAGACGGGGGCCGTCTCAAAAAAGCTGCTGCAGCTCGCGGTAATACTGCTCGGCTTTGGCATGCAGCTGGACGTCGTGCTGCGAGTGGGGCTGACTTCGATATGGGTCACGATGATATCGATCAGCGCCGTGCTTGCCATCGGGGCGTTCCTCGGGCGCGCGTTCAAAGTAGAACGCGACCTTTGCACGCTCATAAGCTCCGGTACCGCGATCTGCGGAGGGAGCGCCATCGCCGCGATGTCGCCGGCCATCGGCGCGAATCAGACTGCTACCGGAGTGGCGATGGCCGTCGTCTTTCTTCTGAACGGCATCGCGCTGCTTATATTCCCGCCGCTCGGACATTTACTGGGGCTTTCGCAGCAGCAATTCGGCTTCTGGTCGGCGCTTGCCATACACGATACCAGCAGCGTCGTCGGCGCGGCCTCGATCTACGGCGCGCAGGCGCTCGCGATCGCCGCGACGGTAAAATTGACGCGTGCGCTCTGGATACTTCCCCTTTCGATCGCCGGAGCCAAGCTGAACCGTACACAAAGCAAAGCCGCCTTTCAATGGTTCCTTGTGGGGTTCCTGGCCGCTGCCGCCATACGCATGCTCTTCCCCTCACTCGAAACGCTCTGCAATTACGGCGCGCTCGCGGGGAAACACCTGATGACGGGAACGCTCTTCCTCATAGGCGGCGGACTGAGCCGCCCCGCGCTGAAAAAGATCGGCGCGAAACCGCTCGTCATGGCGGTCCTGCTCTGGCTGATAATTTCCGTGCTTACGCTGCTGGCGGTGAAAAACGGCCTGATGCCGAATTTAGGAATATAG
- a CDS encoding ornithine cyclodeaminase family protein, translating to MDILYLNAKDIDQLGITNDEILEAVEESLRAQGTGQAMVEPRVHIHPNPEYNGHFNVLRGYIEPEHVAGVKVVGDYVYNYKKDLPSEMSLLSLYDPENGAPYAIMDATAITSIRTGALTAVGAKYLAKKSNRVLGHLGCRGTAFWNVVLLDHLYDFEEIRINSRRRESMEAFAQALEARLHKKIVIAKDSEECLKGADIMIEATRLIEPAPLLKTEWVKPGDFVVPYGTICANEITLTDVMDKIVVDDWGQCKEGGKLGSLSPHVRAGKLTEKTLYAELSEIVAGKKTGRENDDERILFWHRGLSINDIALGRLYYKKAVANNIGTKLFYR from the coding sequence ATGGACATACTATATCTAAACGCAAAAGACATAGACCAGCTCGGCATCACCAATGACGAAATATTGGAGGCCGTCGAAGAGAGCCTGCGGGCTCAGGGGACGGGGCAGGCGATGGTAGAGCCGCGCGTCCACATCCATCCCAATCCCGAATATAACGGACACTTCAACGTACTGCGCGGCTACATCGAGCCGGAGCATGTCGCGGGCGTCAAGGTGGTAGGCGACTATGTCTACAACTACAAGAAAGACCTGCCCTCCGAGATGTCGCTGCTCAGCCTCTACGACCCCGAGAACGGAGCTCCGTACGCGATCATGGACGCCACGGCGATAACCTCGATCCGCACCGGCGCGCTTACGGCGGTGGGCGCCAAGTATCTCGCGAAAAAATCGAACCGCGTGCTCGGGCACCTCGGCTGCCGCGGAACGGCCTTCTGGAATGTGGTGCTGCTGGACCATCTCTATGATTTTGAAGAGATCCGGATAAACAGCAGAAGACGCGAGTCGATGGAGGCCTTTGCGCAGGCTCTCGAAGCCCGTCTGCACAAAAAAATAGTGATCGCCAAAGACAGCGAGGAATGCCTGAAAGGCGCCGACATAATGATCGAAGCCACGCGCCTGATCGAGCCGGCCCCGCTTCTCAAAACAGAATGGGTCAAGCCCGGAGACTTCGTCGTCCCCTACGGAACGATATGCGCAAACGAGATCACACTGACCGACGTTATGGACAAGATCGTCGTCGATGACTGGGGACAGTGCAAAGAGGGCGGAAAACTCGGCAGCTTGAGCCCGCATGTGAGGGCCGGCAAGCTGACGGAAAAGACGCTTTACGCCGAACTGAGCGAGATCGTGGCCGGCAAAAAGACGGGACGCGAGAATGACGACGAGCGCATCCTCTTCTGGCACCGCGGACTTTCGATAAACGACATCGCGCTCGGCCGGTTATATTACAAGAAGGCCGTTGCCAACAATATCGGCACAAAGCTTTTCTATCGTTAG
- a CDS encoding tRNA-binding protein, protein MMITVEDFDKVEMRVGTVIEAEINKKARTPAYKLKINFGGELGVKTSSAQITALYTPEELVGKQVVCCVNLEPMRIGSVKSEVRILGSESAQGVVLLRLTEKVADGDRIF, encoded by the coding sequence ATGATGATCACGGTGGAAGATTTCGACAAAGTAGAGATGCGCGTTGGCACGGTCATCGAGGCTGAGATCAACAAAAAGGCCAGAACTCCCGCCTATAAGCTGAAAATAAACTTCGGCGGCGAGCTTGGCGTAAAGACTTCGTCCGCACAGATCACCGCGCTCTATACGCCGGAGGAACTGGTCGGCAAGCAGGTCGTCTGCTGCGTCAACCTTGAACCGATGCGCATCGGCTCGGTAAAGAGCGAAGTCCGCATCCTCGGCTCCGAATCGGCGCAGGGCGTGGTCCTGCTCCGGTTGACTGAAAAGGTCGCGGACGGCGACAGGATATTTTAA
- a CDS encoding YfcC family protein encodes MSEIKKRKNLSTAALLLIVIVICAALTYVIPAGQFDRVKDAASGRTVVAAGTFKYIENSPVGLKTLLSSVFEGILKASEIISFVLCIGGAMALVVKSGAINAALASVIVKYKDKTYFLIPVIMVAFALAGATFGMAEETLPFLAVLIAAATAMGYDRLVGVCFVTIGVYAGYSAGPLNPFSIGIAHKIAELQMFSGMGLRTILCLGGTIIAVHHTMRYAAKVKKTPSASLVADIPFNVSNIKIDLDYKGLTRSDRLILLALFAALGGLIFGVLKYEWYLQEISALFMALAIFVGVVMYKTDINKFAEEFIDGAKELAPAAMLVGLSRAVLVIMEQGMIMDTIIYALSLPLIHLHSVVAAWGMFFAQGVINFFIPSSSGQAVVVMPIMAPLADLVGVSRQIACQAYQAGDGYWNMITPTHPVLMASLGIAGIPFARWFKFALPLVIKWTIWTMVVLAIGVYVW; translated from the coding sequence GGCACTTACGTATGTAATACCGGCAGGGCAGTTTGACCGTGTCAAAGATGCAGCTTCCGGCAGAACTGTCGTAGCCGCTGGAACATTTAAGTACATTGAGAACAGCCCTGTAGGTTTGAAAACGCTGCTGTCATCAGTCTTTGAGGGAATACTTAAGGCTTCCGAGATAATTTCGTTCGTACTTTGCATAGGCGGCGCAATGGCTCTGGTGGTCAAATCCGGCGCAATCAACGCGGCGCTGGCAAGCGTGATTGTAAAGTATAAGGATAAAACCTATTTCCTAATCCCGGTAATAATGGTCGCTTTTGCACTGGCAGGCGCAACTTTCGGCATGGCGGAAGAAACTCTGCCGTTTTTGGCGGTCCTCATCGCGGCAGCAACGGCAATGGGATATGACAGGCTTGTTGGGGTATGCTTCGTTACAATAGGAGTTTATGCCGGTTATTCGGCAGGGCCGTTAAATCCATTTTCCATAGGTATCGCCCATAAGATCGCTGAATTGCAGATGTTTTCAGGGATGGGTCTTCGTACGATCTTGTGCCTAGGCGGTACCATTATCGCGGTACATCATACAATGAGATATGCGGCAAAGGTAAAAAAGACGCCGTCGGCAAGCCTTGTTGCCGATATCCCATTCAATGTTTCAAACATCAAAATAGACCTTGATTACAAGGGACTGACACGCTCTGATAGATTGATACTACTCGCGCTTTTCGCGGCCCTTGGCGGACTCATTTTTGGTGTACTCAAGTACGAATGGTACCTGCAGGAGATAAGCGCCCTTTTCATGGCTCTTGCTATTTTCGTTGGTGTCGTAATGTATAAAACAGACATAAATAAATTCGCGGAGGAGTTTATAGACGGGGCGAAAGAGCTTGCTCCAGCGGCAATGCTTGTGGGGCTTTCAAGAGCGGTGCTCGTCATTATGGAACAGGGAATGATCATGGATACGATTATATATGCGCTGTCACTGCCATTGATACACCTGCATAGCGTCGTAGCGGCATGGGGAATGTTCTTCGCTCAGGGCGTCATCAACTTCTTTATCCCTTCGTCAAGCGGACAGGCTGTCGTTGTCATGCCCATTATGGCACCGCTCGCGGATCTTGTGGGGGTATCGCGCCAAATAGCGTGTCAAGCCTATCAGGCGGGCGATGGGTATTGGAATATGATCACGCCAACTCATCCAGTCCTTATGGCATCCCTTGGCATCGCGGGGATCCCGTTTGCGCGGTGGTTCAAATTTGCGTTGCCGCTGGTAATCAAATGGACGATATGGACAATGGTTGTGCTCGCCATAGGCGTATATGTCTGGTAA
- the nhaC gene encoding Na+/H+ antiporter NhaC: MKDKKSRKITLADAFIVFAFLIVSMLSTILLFGGKPHIPLVASIVVASTIGMLKGFSWAEIEAGIIDSIASAMASILMLLVVGIIIGTWTLGGVVPTMIYYGLELLSPKIFLVTACAICGVVSLFTGSSWGTLGTVGVALLGVGRGLGIPDGLIVGALISGSYFGDKLSPLSDTTNLAPAVSGATLFDHVRHMMYTTIPSILIAMAIYGVLGLKFAGTELDYDKISILRNAISGSFKVSLLMFLPPAVVIMLVIRKVPALPGLMVGAILGAVCAALFQGAGMADIIRASHLGVTVNTGVAEVDKLLSGGGINSMLGTTALGLLALSFNGVIERIGVVNVVIERIIKFADTDGKLIFSTLLTSLFINFASGVQKCAIALPGRMYKDIYRQRGLAPKNLSRCCEDAGTVAAPLVPYSTDAAFLSGTFGVDPMMYIPYCFFSMISPIISMIFGFTGFSIAKLSPEEMEKIAQEEAAASNPVVVG, encoded by the coding sequence GTGAAAGATAAAAAATCCCGAAAGATCACTTTAGCAGATGCTTTTATAGTATTTGCTTTCCTTATCGTATCCATGCTGAGCACGATACTCCTATTCGGAGGGAAACCGCATATCCCGCTGGTGGCCTCCATCGTGGTCGCTTCCACGATCGGTATGCTGAAAGGATTTTCGTGGGCGGAAATCGAGGCGGGCATTATCGACTCTATCGCGTCGGCGATGGCGTCTATCCTCATGCTGCTGGTAGTCGGTATCATCATCGGCACATGGACGCTGGGCGGAGTTGTGCCCACGATGATCTATTACGGACTTGAGCTGCTCTCGCCGAAGATTTTTCTGGTCACGGCCTGCGCTATCTGCGGCGTGGTCTCCTTGTTCACCGGAAGCTCATGGGGGACGCTGGGAACGGTCGGTGTGGCTTTACTCGGCGTCGGCCGGGGTTTGGGCATCCCCGACGGCCTGATAGTGGGCGCGCTTATCTCCGGTTCCTACTTCGGCGATAAGCTTTCCCCGCTCTCCGATACGACCAATCTTGCGCCGGCGGTCTCGGGAGCTACTCTGTTTGACCATGTAAGACACATGATGTATACGACTATTCCCAGCATACTGATCGCGATGGCTATATATGGCGTGCTAGGACTTAAATTTGCCGGAACTGAGCTGGATTACGATAAAATCAGCATCCTGCGCAACGCGATATCAGGATCGTTCAAAGTCTCCTTGTTGATGTTCCTCCCCCCTGCCGTCGTCATCATGTTGGTGATTAGAAAGGTGCCCGCTCTGCCCGGGCTGATGGTGGGCGCTATCCTTGGAGCCGTCTGCGCGGCGCTCTTCCAGGGCGCGGGCATGGCGGATATCATCCGCGCTTCGCATCTGGGCGTGACGGTGAATACAGGCGTCGCCGAGGTGGATAAGCTTCTGAGCGGAGGCGGTATCAATTCCATGTTGGGCACGACGGCGCTGGGGCTGCTGGCCCTCTCCTTCAACGGCGTGATCGAGCGCATCGGAGTTGTGAACGTGGTCATTGAGCGTATCATAAAATTTGCCGATACAGACGGAAAATTGATCTTCTCCACGCTCCTTACCTCGCTGTTCATCAATTTCGCCTCCGGTGTGCAGAAGTGCGCCATCGCGCTGCCCGGCAGGATGTATAAGGATATATATCGCCAACGCGGCCTGGCGCCCAAGAACCTGTCGCGCTGCTGCGAGGACGCGGGCACGGTGGCCGCTCCGCTGGTTCCCTATTCCACCGACGCGGCATTCCTTTCCGGCACGTTTGGGGTCGATCCTATGATGTACATCCCATATTGCTTCTTCAGCATGATCAGCCCGATCATATCAATGATATTCGGCTTTACCGGCTTCAGTATCGCCAAGCTCTCTCCCGAGGAAATGGAAAAGATTGCGCAGGAAGAAGCTGCCGCCAGCAACCCTGTGGTTGTGGGGTAG
- the alr gene encoding alanine racemase, with protein sequence MSPDVYNSYMAVDLNKLKSNFEKIRACVGSGVEVIPILKGNAYGLGGVGLAKFYAGTLGSKMIGVAHVREAAELREAGISCELLVLGGAPFNNIPAAVAYSIQTTAFEREYVDLLDREAEKQGKIAEIQIKINTGLNRIGVKPGEELTNFVRYIKTKTHIKVRGAFTHFAASHIEDHSLTLGQFELFKQAIGEIKACGVELDYIHACNGCAAVWFSEAYGTAVRPGNLLFGYDNNEKPKNALGVEPAVTWRCFVTQLRTLQPGESIGYNRYFIAKEPIRVATISVGFGDGYYRPMLMGGGFALVNGKRCRFLATSMDQTWLEIDGVTNVALNNEVTLLGKDGDDELTVYDWRKFCGESIVFLSSIISNRVERVFLS encoded by the coding sequence CGCGCGTGCGTAGGATCAGGCGTTGAGGTTATCCCCATATTAAAGGGAAACGCCTACGGGCTCGGCGGAGTTGGGTTGGCTAAGTTTTATGCCGGTACATTGGGTTCTAAAATGATTGGCGTCGCGCATGTGCGCGAAGCCGCGGAGCTCCGCGAAGCGGGGATCAGCTGCGAATTGCTGGTGCTCGGCGGGGCTCCCTTCAACAATATACCCGCCGCTGTAGCCTATTCAATACAAACCACCGCCTTTGAGCGCGAATACGTCGACCTGCTGGACCGTGAAGCGGAGAAACAGGGAAAAATCGCCGAGATCCAGATAAAAATCAATACGGGATTGAATCGTATCGGCGTTAAGCCAGGGGAAGAACTCACAAACTTTGTCAGATATATAAAAACAAAGACGCATATCAAAGTGCGCGGCGCCTTTACTCACTTTGCGGCGAGCCATATCGAGGATCACAGCCTTACTTTAGGACAATTCGAGCTTTTCAAACAGGCAATCGGGGAAATAAAGGCCTGCGGCGTGGAGCTGGATTACATACACGCCTGCAACGGCTGCGCCGCCGTATGGTTTTCAGAGGCATACGGCACCGCCGTCCGTCCCGGGAACCTGCTCTTTGGTTACGACAACAATGAAAAGCCTAAAAACGCTCTTGGCGTCGAACCGGCAGTGACCTGGCGCTGTTTCGTTACGCAGCTCAGGACCTTGCAGCCCGGAGAGTCCATTGGCTATAACCGGTACTTTATCGCTAAAGAGCCGATTCGGGTGGCGACCATATCCGTGGGCTTCGGCGACGGTTATTACCGCCCGATGCTCATGGGCGGAGGGTTCGCCTTAGTCAACGGCAAGAGGTGCCGCTTCCTCGCCACATCCATGGATCAGACCTGGCTGGAAATAGACGGAGTCACGAACGTCGCTCTCAACAATGAAGTCACTCTGCTCGGCAAAGACGGGGACGACGAGCTCACGGTCTATGACTGGCGCAAATTCTGCGGAGAATCGATAGTTTTCTTGAGCAGCATAATCAGCAACCGGGTCGAGCGCGTCTTTTTGTCGTAA
- a CDS encoding RidA family protein produces MTRKVVNCDKVPPAIGSYSQGVWAGNLLFLTGVCGADAGSGEILGHGDIRVETKAAMETAKAMLASEGLTFDNVVNARIYITSFDDFKKIDEVYRSYFTAPYPARATVETAKLADGAHVEIVFVAYKE; encoded by the coding sequence ATGACCCGCAAAGTGGTAAATTGCGATAAAGTACCGCCGGCGATCGGATCTTACAGTCAGGGCGTATGGGCCGGGAATTTATTATTTTTGACCGGCGTGTGCGGCGCGGATGCCGGAAGCGGTGAAATTCTCGGCCACGGCGATATCCGCGTTGAGACAAAAGCGGCCATGGAAACGGCAAAAGCTATGCTTGCGTCGGAAGGGCTTACTTTCGATAACGTCGTGAACGCACGAATTTATATCACAAGCTTTGACGACTTTAAAAAAATAGACGAAGTATATAGAAGTTACTTTACAGCGCCCTACCCTGCAAGGGCGACCGTTGAAACGGCGAAACTTGCCGACGGCGCGCATGTGGAGATAGTTTTTGTCGCGTATAAGGAATAA